A region of the Haematobia irritans isolate KBUSLIRL chromosome 5, ASM5000362v1, whole genome shotgun sequence genome:
ataatactaataataataattttaaatcttgTTCTATTATATTTAGCATAAATTCAAATTCTGCTTATTCCCATCATCATATTATAAGCATTTCAATATTGTCAATTAGATGACGCTTTAATCTTTGTTTAAATATTGATATCGATTGTGCATCTTTAACATACAATGGCAAATCATTATATTCCATGCTTCCCATAAATTCGATTCTCTGCTTTGACATTTCCAAGCGACACCTGACAACGTACAAATTCATATGATTTCTTGTATTTATACCATGATTACTCTGGCGAAATCTTATGGTATGAAATCCTATATTGTGCAAAACTTTATAAACGTACGTTAAAATCTGCATTTTGAATAATCCATATATAGGTAAAATAGTTTTGGCTACATCTTTATACAAGGACAATGTCGAATATGTTCTTGgaagattaaaaattatttttagtgcTTTATTCTGAATTATTTGTATTGATTTTAGATCAGCGTTCCGTTTGTGACCATAAATTAAGgacaaataattgattttacTTTGAATGAGACATTCGTAAACCTTCATCTTTGTGCTCTCAGTGAGTTTATTTTTAAGTTTGTAAAGTATTCCAAGAATAggagaaattttacttcttaattcTTGTATATGTTTGCTCCATGACAAATTATTTTGGAGATAAACACCCAAGTATTTAACTACCTTAACTTCTCTGATCTCATTTCCTTCCAACATAATAATATTGTCACTACTTTGTGACTGATGTGGTCTAAACCGCATCAACTGCGTCTTATTTAAATTCAGTTTGAGTTTGTTTAATTTCGCAAATTCCGAAACAATGTTAGCATCATGTTGAATATTATCTAAAAGTACACTATCTATCTTAGACGGGTAAAAAATGCACAGATCATcagcatacatatatattcttcCTCTCAAATTAAGGTTGTTTAAATCATCAATATAAATCTTAAACAGTAGAGGCCCCAGAACACTGCCCTGGGGAACGCCATGTTTAATAATACCCATTGAACTTCTACCGTTATTTATCTGCACATATTGTACTCTATCCCTCAAGTAACTTCTAAAAAATGCTAACTCTCTTCCCCTAATTCCATAAAATGACAGCTTTTCCAACAAAATTCCATGATCAACTAGATCGAATgccttagagaaatcataaaacattcccCCAACTGTAGAATAACCTTCGTCAAAACAGGAACATATATAATTAACAACATTCACTACGGCTTCGTCAGTTCCACATCCCTTTCTAAAGCCATATTGATTATTTGATAAAAGCTCTTCTTGAAGCAAATACTCACTCAGCTGTTTATATATTATCCTTTCAAATATCTTATCTATAACCGGCAAAAGAGCAATAGGCCTATACATCTCAACGTTAGTAGACTTTTTTTCTTTcggtattggtaaaattttctgcaccTTAAGAACCTGGGGATACACATGACTTCTAACCGAGCTATTAAATATTTCTACCAAATATGGTAACAATTCATCGCAACACTCTACCAAAACATTTGGTGTTATAGAGTCATGACCAGGAGATTTATTCCTATCTAACTGCAAAATGAACTCTCGAACCTCATTCTCAGTAGTTTCATATAGCTGAAAAGTATTTGAGTGATGCCTTATGGATCTGAATGAATTCCAACTATCTCCAGGAAGCGCACTGATTTGACTCTTCAAAACTTCCACAGAATTGAGGAAGTAGTTATTAAATTCTTCAGCCTTAATACTATCTTCCGTAATATCTCTACCTTGACTATCTCTCAATGTGATATCTTGTCTTTTATTTCGACCTAAAGACTGATTTAAAAACTGCCAACACTTCCTTGCATCTTTCTCAAATTTACTTAGGTTATCATAGTAGTAGTTATTCATGTTTTCCCTTGTAGCCCTTTTAATCACTTTACCAATCCTCCTTAAGCTATCGTCGGAGTATACATTAGGATTTTGTCTTCTTTGTTTGAGAAGTTTCCTTTTAAACTTTATCAATGACTGAATATTCAGATTTACCCATGgcgcaatacaattttttatcagTTCTCTCCTCTTAGTTACCTTCGTAGAATTTGAAATGGCATTTGATATACAAGAAATTACATTAGAAAGATCACTTGACGGATTTCCACTGAGCACTAAAGATTGAAAATCCCGGCGAATGTGCTCTCTTAACAATTCATAGTCACAAAGTGCTTTTGTTTTTACTATGCTATCCCTCAACGTATGTTTGCAGTCTATAACGCAATGAATAAAATTATGGTCAGATATGTGGCattcaattgaatcaattttcaatttatccGGCAAGTTACTAAAAACATTATCTATTGATTTGCCACTCAGAGGTCGAGTGACAAGACTATGGCAATTTCTAACATCAAACGATTCAATTAATACTCTCACATCTTCCGACGCAGCGTTGCTAAGAAAGTCAACATTAGAATCCCCAACCATTACTATTGGACTACGGGCAAACCGaacaagaatattttctaaataattcaTGAACTGATTAAGAGAGCATTTCTGCGATCTATAGAAGGACATTACTTTTAATGACTTCGCAAGAAAATTGTGACTCGGAAGAGTCATTAAAATACACTCTATGTAGTTGCTACTTTCACAAACCTCAACATTATACGAGATACCATATCGAATGTACATCGAAGTGCCACCGTAAGAGTCGCTTCTACAACAGTGAATATTTTCATATCCCGGTATTTGATAAAGGTCAATCACTTCATTATTAAGCCAAGTTTCCTGAATACAGATTATCGCAGGTAGTATGGGAAAATTAGACAAAGAAGTTTTAAACTTATTGAACTTAGAAATTGAAGAAATGCTTCTAATATTGATGGacataattattaaattattaacatCAGAAATCGCAAAATCAGATTCAAATGAATTAaatgatttaaaatatttatttataaacaaaaagaaatattaattaaaaaaaaatggcaatAGTAATATTACAATatcaaaaaataagattttatatGTTTGGGGATAAATAATCCATATTATTAGCCTCATCACTATCATCCGATACTTCAACATTTTGTACAGTTCGGGACCTTCTGGTAGTTGttgattgtaataaaatttcatctacTTCATCTTCACTGTTTATTACTCTTGGTTTAGACAGTTCGCttctttttgcaaaaacttttccaCCGGCAGCGTACACTCTCCTAAATCCAACTGATTTTAAAGCTTTTGCGTGATTGAGCAAACCAAGTGTTTCTTTACTAAGAAAGTCatttacaaaaattgatttcgttTCTTCGTTCGCACCCAGTTTCATTTTTGCCGACATCACTTTTTGCTTCGCTGCTTTTGTTTCAAACTTTGCCACAACCATTTTTTTCTTGCTTTCCTTTTTTCCGATATAATACGCAGCTTCAAAATCTTCTGGTTTCAAGTTTACTTCCACTTTCTTCATAtatatcgatgtggaccaatttttgaatggttgttagatactatatactaacaccatgtatcgaatttcaaccggatcggatgaaatttgcttctcttagaggatccgcaagccaaatctggtccgtatatatgggggctatacgtaaaagtggaccgatatggcccatttgcaataccatccgacctacatcaataacaactacttgtgccaagtttcaagtcgatagctcgtttcgttcggaagttagcgtgatttgaacagacggacggacggacggacatgctcagatcgactcagaatttcaccacgacccagaatatatatatactttatggggtcttagagcaatatttctatgtgttacaaacggaatgacaaagttaatataccccccatcgtatggtggatggtataaaaaatgtcataaattCTTAAAGGATTCTTAAATtagatttgaaattatttttttttttaattcccaggggctttcatagaaataatattttaagacatatatatattttttaacattaataTGAAGAATTAATTTTATGCCCTAAAACATGGCTGAGATGGTCATACTCCATATCTGGCCGTTATCGttattgaaatatatattttcagtggTCTAACATTTAAActataatttttctagaattttgccTAGATACAGCATACACTTTTAATCTAATCTAAAGAATCTAAATACCATATCGAACTATTTCAAATATaaatgaaacattttaatctgcatAACTAATGGAAgcgattttaattttctatttaatttgtCCGGACACTGAATCTAGTAAAAAACACTTTTACCCTCATCGCTGATTATTCATATCCAAaattaatttagtaaatatttaaaaagatttttcgTGTATGAGATATACGCCCTAAAATCCAATGTTATAGGCTACATGGAAatcatcaacaaatttttaaattttgcgttCAAAATCTACTGGATacaagaaatagagataaaaacaagttttaataatatttgcttAAAGTTTATATacatttatgttttattttttgttaaatacccCCTTTGATGTGATGTTTTAATAAGCGCTGTGAATATTCATGAGACGCCTATGATTTATGGAACTTCTGAATAGACtttttgttaaaacaaaaaaatgaacgAACCGGACATACTTGTCTGTTTAGGGGCG
Encoded here:
- the LOC142240131 gene encoding uncharacterized protein LOC142240131 is translated as MKKVEVNLKPEDFEAAYYIGKKESKKKMVVAKFETKAAKQKVMSAKMKLGANEETKSIFVNDFLSKETLGLLNHAKALKSVGFRRVYAAGGKVFAKRSELSKPRVINSEDEVDEILLQSTTTRRSRTVQNVEETWLNNEVIDLYQIPGYENIHCCRSDSYGGTSMYIRYGISYNVEVCESSNYIECILMTLPSHNFLAKSLKVMSFYRSQKCSLNQFMNYLENILVRFARSPIVMVGDSNVDFLSNAASEDVRVLIESFDVRNCHSLVTRPLSGKSIDNVFSNLPDKLKIDSIECHISDHNFIHCVIDCKHTLRDSIVKTKALCDYELLREHIRRDFQSLVLSGNPSSDLSNVISCISNAISNSTKVTKRRELIKNCIAPWVNLNIQSLIKFKRKLLKQRRQNPNVYSDDSLRRIGKVIKRATRENMNNYYYDNLSKFEKDARKCWQFLNQSLGRNKRQDITLRDSQGRDITEDSIKAEEFNNYFLNSVEVLKSQISALPGDSWNSFRSIRHHSNTFQLYETTENEVREFILQLDRNKSPGHDSITPNVLVECCDELLPYLVEIFNSSVRSHVYPQVLKVQKILPIPKEKKSTNVEMYRPIALLPVIDKIFERIIYKQLSEYLLQEELLSNNQYGFRKGCGTDEAVVNVVNYICSCFDEGYSTVGGMFYDFSKAFDLVDHGILLEKLSFYGIRGRELAFFRSYLRDRVQYVQINNGRSSMGIIKHGVPQGSVLGPLLFKIYIDDLNNLNLRGRIYMYADDLCIFYPSKIDSVLLDNIQHDANIVSEFAKLNKLKLNLNKTQLMRFRPHQSQSSDNIIMLEGNEIREVKILTYVYKVLHNIGFHTIRFRQSNHGINTRNHMNLYVVRCRLEMSKQRIEFMGSMEYNDLPLYVKDAQSISIFKQRLKRHLIDNIEMLII